The following proteins come from a genomic window of Pseudomonas sp. WJP1:
- a CDS encoding DUF4870 domain-containing protein, translating into MSDEQQLLPVPGKEVRQWAMFCHLSALLGIWIPFGSLIGPLVLWQLKREMDPFIDAQGKEALNFQITVAIASAICLLLMLVIIGFFLFGLVAIGALVLTIIGGVKANEGVPYRYPFTWRLIK; encoded by the coding sequence ATGAGTGACGAGCAGCAGTTGCTTCCCGTACCGGGCAAAGAGGTTCGGCAGTGGGCAATGTTTTGTCACTTGTCCGCCTTGCTGGGAATTTGGATTCCGTTCGGCTCGCTGATCGGCCCGCTGGTGCTGTGGCAGTTGAAGCGCGAGATGGACCCGTTCATCGACGCGCAGGGCAAGGAGGCGCTGAACTTTCAGATCACCGTCGCCATTGCTTCTGCCATTTGCCTGCTGCTGATGCTGGTGATTATCGGGTTTTTCCTGTTTGGCCTGGTGGCGATCGGGGCCCTGGTGTTGACGATCATTGGCGGCGTAAAAGCCAATGAAGGGGTGCCTTATCGGTATCCGTTCACCTGGCGATTGATCAAGTAA
- the rph gene encoding ribonuclease PH codes for MKRPSGRVADQLRSIRITRNYTKHAEGSVLVEFGDTKVICTVSVENGVPRFLKGQGQGWLTAEYGMLPRATGERNQREASRGKQGGRTLEIQRLIGRSLRAALDMSKLGDVTLYVDCDVIQADGGTRTASITGAMVALVDALKVIKKRGGLKGGDPLKQMIGAVSVGMYQGEPVLDLDYLEDSAAETDLNVVMTSSGGFIEVQGTAEGAPFQPEELNAMLELAKKGMNEIFDLQKAALAD; via the coding sequence ATGAAACGTCCAAGTGGTCGCGTTGCCGATCAGCTCCGCTCGATCCGCATTACCCGCAACTACACCAAACACGCCGAGGGATCCGTACTGGTGGAGTTCGGTGACACCAAGGTGATCTGCACCGTCAGCGTCGAAAACGGCGTGCCGCGGTTCCTCAAGGGCCAGGGCCAGGGCTGGTTGACGGCCGAGTACGGCATGCTGCCGCGCGCTACCGGCGAGCGTAACCAGCGTGAAGCCAGCCGTGGCAAGCAAGGCGGTCGCACCCTGGAAATCCAGCGCCTCATCGGTCGCTCCCTGCGCGCTGCGCTGGACATGTCCAAGCTGGGCGACGTCACCCTGTACGTTGACTGCGACGTGATCCAGGCTGACGGCGGTACGCGCACCGCCTCCATCACCGGCGCCATGGTGGCCCTGGTCGATGCCTTGAAAGTGATCAAGAAGCGCGGCGGCCTCAAAGGCGGCGACCCGCTCAAGCAAATGATCGGTGCCGTGTCGGTGGGTATGTATCAAGGTGAGCCTGTGCTCGACCTCGACTACCTGGAAGACTCGGCTGCCGAGACCGACCTGAACGTGGTGATGACCAGCTCTGGCGGCTTCATCGAAGTCCAGGGCACTGCCGAAGGCGCGCCGTTCCAGCCTGAAGAGCTGAACGCCATGCTGGAACTGGCGAAAAAAGGCATGAACGAAATTTTCGATCTGCAGAAAGCTGCACTGGCTGACTGA
- a CDS encoding YicC/YloC family endoribonuclease: MVHSMTAFARVEKAGVQGTLSWELRSVNSRYLEPHLRLPESFRDLEGAVREALRQGVSRGKLECTLRFTEENTGKPLQVDQARAAQLVAAAETIASLIKNPAALNPLEVLAWPGVLVGDATDPQALNAEALALFNQGLKELKAGREREGAELARLINDRLTSIEEDVVTLRELVPQMLATQRQKVLDRFADMKAEMDPQRLEQEMVMLAQKSDVAEELDRLSTHIIEVRRVLKSGGAAGRRLDFLMQELNREANTLGSKAFDPRSTQAAVNLKVLIEQMREQVQNIE, encoded by the coding sequence ATGGTGCACAGCATGACCGCCTTCGCCCGCGTCGAGAAAGCCGGGGTCCAGGGCACCCTGAGCTGGGAACTGCGCTCGGTCAACAGCCGCTACCTGGAACCCCACCTGCGCCTGCCGGAGTCCTTCCGCGACCTCGAAGGCGCCGTCCGCGAGGCGCTGCGCCAGGGCGTGTCCCGAGGCAAGCTCGAATGCACCCTGCGCTTCACCGAAGAAAACACCGGCAAACCACTGCAAGTGGACCAGGCGCGCGCAGCACAACTGGTTGCGGCCGCCGAGACCATCGCCAGCCTGATCAAGAACCCGGCAGCGCTGAACCCGCTCGAAGTACTGGCCTGGCCCGGCGTACTGGTGGGCGATGCGACCGACCCTCAAGCGCTGAACGCCGAGGCGCTGGCACTGTTCAACCAGGGCCTCAAGGAGCTCAAGGCCGGCCGTGAGCGCGAAGGCGCGGAACTGGCGCGGTTGATCAATGACCGCCTGACGTCCATCGAAGAAGACGTGGTGACCCTGCGCGAACTGGTTCCGCAGATGCTCGCCACCCAGCGCCAGAAAGTGCTCGACCGCTTTGCCGACATGAAGGCCGAGATGGACCCGCAGCGTCTGGAGCAGGAAATGGTCATGCTCGCGCAAAAAAGCGACGTTGCCGAAGAACTGGATCGCCTGAGCACTCACATCATCGAAGTTCGCCGGGTGCTCAAGTCCGGCGGTGCCGCCGGGCGGCGCCTGGACTTCCTGATGCAGGAGCTCAACCGCGAAGCCAACACACTGGGCTCCAAAGCCTTCGACCCGCGCAGCACCCAGGCGGCGGTCAACCTCAAGGTGTTGATCGAGCAGATGCGCGAACAAGTGCAGAATATTGAGTAA
- the gmk gene encoding guanylate kinase, translating into MTHSTGTLYIISAPSGAGKSSLVKALTDADPEIRVSVSHTTRAMRPGEVNGVNYHFVDRSEFVKMIEHGDFLERAEVFGNLYGTSQSHLQQTLDEGHDLILEIDWQGAEQVRKLMPQARSIFILPPSLQALHQRLTNRGQDSDEIIDGRMREAVSEMSHYVDYDYLVINDDFAHALHDLKAIFRANQLQQKRQQQRFGKLLAELLG; encoded by the coding sequence ATGACCCACAGCACTGGCACCCTATACATCATTTCCGCCCCTTCGGGCGCGGGCAAGAGCAGCCTGGTCAAGGCCCTGACCGACGCCGATCCGGAGATCCGCGTCTCGGTCTCCCACACCACTCGCGCCATGCGTCCCGGTGAAGTGAATGGCGTGAACTATCACTTCGTCGACCGCAGCGAGTTCGTGAAGATGATCGAGCACGGCGACTTCCTCGAGCGCGCCGAAGTATTCGGCAATCTCTACGGCACTTCGCAAAGCCACCTGCAGCAGACCCTGGACGAAGGCCACGACCTGATTCTGGAAATCGACTGGCAAGGCGCCGAGCAAGTACGCAAGCTGATGCCCCAGGCCCGCTCGATCTTCATTCTGCCGCCGTCGTTGCAGGCCCTGCACCAGCGCCTGACCAACCGTGGCCAGGACAGTGACGAGATCATTGACGGCCGCATGCGTGAAGCCGTCAGCGAAATGAGCCACTACGTCGACTACGACTACCTGGTGATCAACGACGATTTCGCCCACGCGCTGCACGACCTGAAGGCGATTTTCCGCGCCAATCAGCTGCAACAGAAACGCCAGCAGCAACGTTTTGGCAAATTACTGGCTGAATTGCTCGGCTAA
- the rpoZ gene encoding DNA-directed RNA polymerase subunit omega, giving the protein MARVTVEDCLEHVDNRFELVMLSTKRARQLATGGKEPKVAWENDKPTVVALREIAEGLIDYAAIAEAEIVEDEPLFAAFEDESNEAV; this is encoded by the coding sequence ATGGCCCGCGTAACCGTTGAAGACTGCCTAGAACACGTGGATAACCGCTTTGAGCTGGTCATGCTCTCTACCAAGCGTGCCCGTCAACTGGCCACCGGCGGCAAAGAGCCGAAAGTAGCATGGGAAAACGACAAGCCTACCGTCGTCGCCCTGCGTGAAATCGCTGAAGGCCTGATCGACTACGCAGCTATCGCCGAAGCCGAAATCGTTGAAGATGAACCGCTTTTCGCTGCATTCGAGGACGAGTCCAACGAGGCCGTCTAA
- the spoT gene encoding bifunctional GTP diphosphokinase/guanosine-3',5'-bis pyrophosphate 3'-pyrophosphohydrolase translates to MPSIDALADRLSTYLGKDQVNLVRRAYFYAEQAHDGQRRRSGEAYVTHPLAVANILADMHMDHQSLMAAMLHDVIEDTGIAKEALQAQFGETVAELVDGVSKLTQMNFETKAEAQAENFQKMAMAMARDIRVILVKLADRLHNMRTLEVLSGEKRRRIAKETLEIYAPIANRLGMHAIRIEFEDLGFKAMHPMRSARIYQAVKRARGNRKEIVNKIEESLSHCLAIDGIQGEVSGRQKHLYGIYKKMRGKRRAFNEIMDVYAFRIIVDKVDTCYRVLGAVHNLYKPLPGRFKDYIAIPKANGYQSLHTTLFGMHGVPIEIQIRTREMEEMANNGIAAHWLYKSSGDEQPKGTHARARQWVKGVLEMQQRAGNSLEFIESVKIDLFPDEVYVFTPKGRIMELPKGSTAVDFAYAVHTDVGNSCIACRINRRLAPLSEPLQSGSTVEIVSAPGARPNPAWLNFVVTGKARTHIRHALKLQRRSESISLGERLLNKVLNGFDSSLEKIPAERVKAMLAEYRLELIEDLLEDIGLGNRMAYVVARRLLGEGEQLPSPEGPLAIRGTEGLVLSYAKCCTPIPGDPIVGHLSAGKGMVVHLDNCRNISEIRHNPEKCIQLSWAKDVTGEFNVELRVELEHQRGLIALLASSVNAADGNIEKISMDERDGRISVVQLVVSVHDRVHLARVIKKLRALTGVIRITRMRA, encoded by the coding sequence ATGCCGAGCATAGACGCCCTCGCCGATCGCTTATCGACCTACCTCGGCAAAGACCAGGTCAACCTGGTCCGCCGAGCGTATTTCTACGCCGAACAAGCCCACGACGGCCAACGCCGCCGTAGCGGTGAGGCGTACGTCACGCACCCACTTGCGGTGGCGAATATTCTTGCCGACATGCACATGGACCATCAGAGCCTGATGGCGGCCATGCTGCATGACGTGATCGAAGACACCGGCATTGCCAAGGAAGCGCTGCAAGCGCAATTTGGCGAAACCGTGGCCGAACTGGTCGACGGGGTCAGCAAACTGACCCAGATGAACTTCGAGACCAAGGCCGAAGCCCAGGCTGAAAACTTCCAGAAAATGGCCATGGCCATGGCCCGCGACATTCGCGTGATCCTGGTCAAGCTGGCCGACCGCCTGCACAACATGCGCACGCTGGAAGTGCTGTCCGGGGAAAAACGCCGGCGCATAGCCAAGGAAACCCTGGAAATCTATGCACCCATCGCCAACCGGCTGGGCATGCACGCCATCCGCATAGAATTCGAAGACCTCGGCTTCAAGGCCATGCACCCGATGCGTTCCGCGCGGATCTACCAGGCAGTCAAGCGCGCCCGGGGCAACCGCAAGGAAATCGTCAACAAGATCGAAGAATCCCTCAGTCACTGCCTGGCCATCGACGGCATCCAGGGCGAGGTCAGCGGTCGGCAGAAACACCTCTACGGCATCTACAAGAAGATGCGCGGCAAGCGTCGGGCCTTCAACGAGATCATGGACGTCTATGCGTTCCGGATCATCGTCGACAAGGTCGATACCTGCTACCGCGTGCTAGGCGCTGTTCATAATTTGTACAAGCCGTTGCCGGGTCGCTTCAAGGACTACATTGCGATTCCCAAGGCCAACGGCTATCAGTCGCTGCACACCACGCTGTTCGGCATGCACGGTGTTCCGATCGAGATCCAGATCCGCACCCGCGAAATGGAAGAGATGGCCAACAACGGCATCGCCGCCCATTGGCTGTACAAATCCAGCGGCGACGAGCAGCCAAAAGGCACGCATGCCCGTGCCCGCCAGTGGGTCAAGGGCGTGCTGGAAATGCAGCAACGGGCCGGCAATTCGCTGGAATTCATCGAAAGCGTGAAGATCGACCTGTTCCCGGACGAGGTCTACGTGTTCACGCCCAAAGGCCGGATCATGGAGCTGCCCAAGGGCTCCACGGCGGTCGATTTTGCCTACGCGGTGCACACCGACGTCGGCAACAGCTGCATTGCCTGCCGGATCAACCGTCGTCTCGCACCGCTGTCCGAACCGCTGCAAAGCGGCTCCACGGTCGAGATCGTCAGCGCTCCGGGCGCACGGCCGAACCCGGCCTGGCTCAACTTCGTGGTTACCGGCAAGGCGCGCACCCACATCCGCCATGCACTGAAACTGCAGCGCCGCTCCGAATCCATCAGCCTGGGCGAACGCCTGCTGAACAAGGTGCTCAACGGTTTCGACAGCTCGCTGGAAAAAATCCCGGCCGAACGCGTCAAGGCGATGCTCGCCGAATACCGTCTCGAACTGATCGAAGACCTGCTTGAAGACATCGGCCTGGGCAATCGCATGGCCTACGTCGTCGCCCGACGCCTGCTCGGCGAAGGCGAACAGTTACCGAGCCCGGAAGGCCCGCTGGCGATTCGCGGCACCGAAGGCCTGGTCCTCAGCTACGCCAAGTGCTGCACGCCGATCCCGGGCGACCCGATTGTCGGCCACCTGTCCGCGGGCAAAGGCATGGTCGTGCACCTGGACAACTGCCGCAACATCAGCGAAATCCGCCACAACCCGGAAAAATGCATCCAGCTCTCGTGGGCCAAGGATGTCACCGGCGAATTCAACGTCGAACTGCGCGTCGAGCTGGAACACCAGCGCGGCCTGATCGCCCTGTTGGCCAGCAGCGTCAACGCGGCCGACGGCAACATCGAAAAAATCAGCATGGATGAACGCGATGGTCGCATCAGCGTGGTCCAACTGGTGGTCAGCGTACACGACCGCGTGCACCTGGCCCGCGTGATCAAAAAACTGCGCGCCCTGACCGGGGTGATCCGCATCACCCGCATGCGCGCGTAG
- a CDS encoding RidA family protein, producing the protein MTKTVITSDKAPAAIGTYSQAIKAGNTVYMSGQIPLDPKTMELVEGFEAQTVQVFENLKAVAEAAGGSFKDIVKLNIFLTDLSHFAKVNEIMGKYFDQPYPARAAIGVAALPKGSQVEMDAILVIE; encoded by the coding sequence ATGACCAAGACTGTTATCACCAGCGACAAGGCCCCGGCCGCCATCGGTACTTACTCCCAGGCGATCAAGGCTGGCAACACCGTCTACATGTCGGGCCAGATTCCCCTGGACCCAAAAACCATGGAACTGGTCGAAGGCTTCGAAGCCCAGACCGTCCAGGTGTTCGAGAACCTGAAGGCCGTGGCTGAAGCTGCTGGCGGTTCGTTCAAGGACATCGTCAAGCTGAACATCTTCCTCACCGACCTGAGCCACTTCGCCAAGGTCAACGAGATCATGGGCAAATACTTCGACCAGCCTTACCCAGCTCGCGCCGCCATTGGCGTTGCGGCCCTGCCAAAGGGTTCGCAGGTTGAAATGGATGCCATCCTGGTCATCGAGTAA
- a CDS encoding SDR family oxidoreductase: MSAPSVLIAGCGDVGSRLATQLLKGGWEVHGLRRDVSRLPDGVVGVAGDLFNKDCPATWPVGAVDYLVYCAAATDHDEAGYRAAYVQGLQHVLEWLEDYGQVPNRLLFVSSSSVYGQQQGEWIDETSPAVAAGYSGRVMLEAEQIALNSGIPASIVRLTGIYGPGREWLLTQVRRGYRVAVDPPLYANRIHADDAAGLMACLLEADRRGVALDDVYIGVDDAPAALADVVGWLREYLGVTEWAEDATVRRTGSKRCSNARAKALGWTPKYPSFREGYAAIIEGRC, encoded by the coding sequence ATGTCCGCACCCTCTGTTTTGATCGCCGGTTGCGGTGATGTCGGCAGTCGTCTGGCCACGCAATTGTTGAAAGGCGGGTGGGAAGTCCATGGCCTGCGCCGTGACGTTTCGCGCCTGCCCGACGGGGTTGTAGGAGTGGCTGGCGACTTGTTCAACAAAGACTGCCCGGCGACCTGGCCGGTGGGTGCGGTGGACTACCTGGTGTATTGCGCGGCCGCCACCGATCACGATGAAGCCGGTTACCGCGCCGCTTATGTCCAGGGCCTGCAGCATGTGCTGGAGTGGCTGGAGGACTATGGGCAGGTGCCCAATCGCTTGCTGTTCGTTTCCAGCAGCAGTGTCTACGGCCAGCAGCAGGGCGAGTGGATTGACGAGACTTCGCCAGCCGTAGCGGCGGGTTATTCAGGGCGGGTGATGCTCGAAGCGGAGCAGATTGCGCTCAATAGCGGTATCCCGGCCAGTATCGTGCGTCTGACCGGAATCTACGGGCCGGGTCGTGAGTGGTTGCTGACCCAGGTTCGCCGGGGCTATCGCGTGGCGGTCGATCCACCGCTGTACGCCAATCGCATTCATGCCGATGACGCGGCCGGGTTGATGGCCTGTCTGTTGGAGGCGGACCGGCGTGGCGTGGCACTGGATGACGTCTATATTGGCGTTGATGACGCGCCCGCAGCGCTGGCGGATGTGGTGGGCTGGTTGCGCGAGTATCTGGGTGTGACCGAATGGGCGGAGGACGCCACTGTGCGCCGCACCGGGAGCAAGCGTTGCAGCAATGCGCGGGCGAAGGCGTTGGGTTGGACGCCGAAGTACCCGAGTTTTCGCGAGGGTTATGCGGCGATCATTGAAGGGCGTTGCTGA
- the exbB gene encoding tonB-system energizer ExbB, producing the protein MTRNQLSASPTKRPRAWSAAAALLLSLMLAPTAAFADAQAPAAPAAAAAPAQADHAAPAVTPVATDPAQAVPADTNGENAPEVLEADNTLGMAHDLSPWGMYQNADIIVKIVMIGLAIASIITWTIWIAKGLELMGAKRRLRGEIAQLKKSASLKEASATAAKEGTLANLLVHDALEEMRLSVNSREKEGIKERVSFRLERLVAACGRNMSSGTGVLATIGSTAPFVGLFGTVWGIMNSFIGIAKTQTTNLAVVAPGIAEALLATALGLVAAIPAVVIYNVFARSIAGYKAQVSDASAQVLLLVSRDLDHQPERSSSQPHMVKVG; encoded by the coding sequence ATGACACGTAATCAACTCTCCGCTTCGCCAACCAAACGACCTCGCGCCTGGAGCGCGGCGGCCGCCCTGCTACTCAGCCTGATGCTGGCGCCAACCGCCGCTTTTGCTGACGCACAAGCCCCCGCCGCACCGGCTGCTGCCGCCGCACCTGCCCAGGCCGACCACGCCGCTCCAGCAGTGACACCGGTTGCGACCGATCCTGCCCAGGCAGTACCGGCAGACACTAACGGTGAAAACGCTCCCGAAGTCCTGGAGGCCGACAACACCCTGGGCATGGCCCATGACCTGTCGCCGTGGGGCATGTACCAGAACGCCGACATCATCGTCAAAATCGTGATGATCGGCCTGGCCATCGCCTCGATCATCACCTGGACCATCTGGATCGCCAAAGGTCTTGAGTTGATGGGCGCCAAGCGTCGTCTGCGCGGTGAAATCGCCCAGCTGAAAAAATCCGCCTCCCTTAAAGAAGCCAGTGCCACTGCGGCAAAGGAAGGCACCCTGGCCAACCTGCTGGTCCATGACGCCCTTGAAGAGATGCGCCTGTCGGTCAACAGCCGTGAGAAAGAAGGCATCAAGGAACGCGTCAGCTTCCGCCTTGAGCGCCTGGTCGCGGCCTGCGGTCGCAACATGAGCAGCGGTACCGGCGTGCTCGCCACCATCGGTTCCACTGCACCGTTCGTCGGCCTGTTCGGTACCGTATGGGGCATCATGAACAGCTTCATCGGCATCGCCAAGACCCAGACCACCAACCTCGCCGTCGTGGCCCCCGGCATCGCCGAAGCCCTGCTGGCAACCGCTCTGGGCCTGGTTGCAGCGATCCCTGCGGTGGTGATCTACAACGTCTTCGCCCGCTCCATCGCCGGTTACAAGGCTCAGGTGTCCGACGCGTCGGCACAGGTCCTGCTGCTGGTCAGCCGCGACCTCGACCACCAGCCTGAGCGCAGCAGCTCGCAACCGCACATGGTGAAAGTGGGGTAA
- the exbD gene encoding TonB system transport protein ExbD — MGLHLKEGADDDLSENHEINVTPFIDVMLVLLIIFMVAAPLATVDIKVDLPASTAKPAPRPEKPVFLSVKADQRLFLGEDEVKAEALGATLDARTQGKKDTTIFFQADKGVDYGDLMNVMDNLRAAGYLKVGLVGLETAAKK, encoded by the coding sequence ATGGGCCTGCATTTGAAAGAAGGGGCAGACGACGATCTGTCCGAAAACCACGAAATCAACGTCACGCCGTTCATCGACGTGATGCTGGTGCTGCTGATCATCTTCATGGTGGCGGCCCCGCTGGCCACCGTGGACATCAAGGTCGACCTGCCGGCGTCCACCGCCAAGCCGGCGCCACGGCCGGAGAAACCGGTGTTCCTCAGCGTCAAGGCTGACCAGCGCCTTTTCCTCGGCGAAGACGAAGTGAAGGCCGAAGCACTTGGCGCCACGCTCGACGCCAGGACCCAGGGCAAGAAAGACACGACGATCTTCTTCCAGGCCGATAAAGGTGTGGATTACGGCGACCTGATGAACGTAATGGACAATCTGCGTGCCGCCGGTTACCTGAAGGTCGGCCTGGTCGGACTCGAGACGGCAGCCAAGAAATGA
- a CDS encoding TonB family protein — protein sequence MITTRHKLTRYSGSLAIVLGVHALAIALAVNWTAHPPIELPPQAMMVELAPVPAPPPPAPPKVVTPPQPPAPVEELPIPKLAEAPKAEIAVPKPVKPKPKPQPPKPVEKKPEPPKEKPSEAKPSEAQPTQAPSEKSAQPAPGPSAAQVAAKASWQGALLAHLQKYKKYPASAQARGKEGMNRLRFVVDAEGNVLSFELVGASGTADLDRATLDMIRRAQPLPKPPADMLTNGSIEIVAPFVYSIDKRRR from the coding sequence ATGATCACTACGCGCCATAAGCTGACGCGTTACAGCGGTAGCCTGGCCATTGTGCTGGGCGTTCACGCGCTGGCCATCGCGCTGGCCGTGAACTGGACGGCCCACCCGCCCATCGAATTGCCACCCCAGGCAATGATGGTCGAGCTGGCACCGGTTCCCGCCCCGCCACCGCCTGCACCGCCGAAGGTCGTCACGCCACCGCAGCCGCCCGCTCCGGTCGAAGAACTGCCGATACCCAAGCTTGCCGAAGCGCCGAAGGCCGAGATTGCCGTGCCCAAGCCGGTAAAACCCAAGCCGAAGCCTCAGCCGCCCAAACCGGTAGAGAAGAAGCCCGAGCCGCCGAAGGAAAAACCGTCGGAAGCCAAACCGAGCGAGGCGCAACCGACCCAGGCCCCGTCGGAGAAATCCGCCCAGCCTGCACCTGGCCCTTCCGCCGCTCAAGTCGCGGCCAAGGCCAGTTGGCAAGGCGCATTGCTGGCGCACCTGCAAAAGTACAAGAAGTATCCGGCCAGCGCACAGGCACGGGGCAAGGAAGGCATGAACCGCCTGCGTTTCGTGGTGGATGCCGAAGGCAACGTCCTGTCCTTCGAACTGGTTGGCGCCTCGGGCACAGCCGATCTGGACCGAGCGACCCTGGACATGATCCGCCGTGCCCAGCCGCTGCCCAAACCACCGGCCGACATGCTGACCAACGGCTCGATCGAAATCGTTGCACCTTTTGTTTACTCGATCGACAAACGCCGACGCTAA
- a CDS encoding hydrogen peroxide-inducible genes activator: MTLTELRYIVTLAQEQHFGHAAERCHVSQPTLSVGVKKLEDELGVLIFERSKSAVRLTPVGEGIVAQAQKVLEQAQGIRELAQAGKNQLTAPLKVGAIYTVGPYLFPHLIPQLHRVAPQMPLYIEENFTHVLRDKLRNGELDAIIIALPFNEADVLTLQLYDEPFYVLMPAQHPWTQKESIDANLLNDKSLLLLGEGHCFRDQVLEACPTLAKGNDGAKHTTVESSSLETIRHMVASGLGISILPLSAVDSHHYAPGVIEVRPLSAPVPFRTVAIAWRASFPRPKAIEILADSIRLCSVAKPAAPVTAG; the protein is encoded by the coding sequence ATGACCCTCACAGAATTACGCTACATCGTTACCCTCGCCCAAGAACAACACTTCGGCCATGCCGCCGAGCGTTGTCACGTCAGCCAACCGACCCTGTCGGTGGGCGTGAAAAAGCTTGAAGACGAACTCGGTGTGCTGATTTTTGAGCGCAGCAAAAGCGCCGTGCGCTTGACCCCCGTCGGCGAGGGCATCGTCGCCCAGGCGCAAAAAGTGCTCGAGCAGGCCCAAGGCATCCGCGAACTGGCCCAGGCCGGCAAGAACCAGTTGACCGCGCCACTCAAGGTCGGCGCGATCTACACCGTCGGCCCGTATCTGTTCCCGCACCTGATTCCGCAACTGCACCGGGTTGCCCCGCAGATGCCGTTGTACATCGAGGAAAATTTCACCCACGTGCTGCGCGACAAACTGCGCAACGGCGAACTCGACGCGATCATCATCGCCCTGCCGTTCAACGAAGCCGACGTGCTGACCTTGCAGCTCTATGACGAGCCGTTCTATGTCCTGATGCCGGCCCAGCACCCATGGACACAGAAAGAATCCATCGACGCCAACCTGCTCAACGACAAAAGCCTGCTGCTGCTCGGCGAAGGCCATTGCTTCCGCGACCAGGTACTCGAAGCCTGCCCGACCCTGGCCAAGGGCAACGACGGCGCCAAGCACACCACGGTGGAGTCCAGCTCGCTGGAAACCATCCGCCACATGGTGGCTTCCGGTCTTGGCATTTCGATCCTGCCGCTGTCGGCAGTCGACAGCCATCACTACGCCCCCGGCGTGATCGAAGTCCGGCCACTGTCGGCGCCAGTGCCATTTCGCACCGTAGCCATCGCCTGGCGTGCCAGCTTCCCGCGGCCAAAGGCCATTGAAATCCTCGCTGACTCCATTCGCCTGTGCTCGGTGGCCAAACCCGCCGCACCGGTAACGGCCGGTTAA